In one Pseudomonas sp. Bout1 genomic region, the following are encoded:
- a CDS encoding heavy metal sensor histidine kinase translates to MSANSIALRLSGMFTLVALLIFLLIGGALYQQVDKGLGLLPGAELDARYSVLESSVNRFGTPDHWAKITAKLKLLGEEDKRIRFWVVSSDPTYEYGNPDAQIRAFAEGPTGKRDLHLPGHHHPFKVLVSQFPAKDQRPPLRFMIAVDTENFRATQHQLLVALVGLAFVGVVLASLLGFWVARIGLKPLIKLSDEAQKLAPPKLSGRLQLSPLPPELKQFVNSFNSTLERVEHAYSRLESFNADVAHELRSPLTNLIGQTQVALTRGRSAEHYFEVLQSNLEELERLRSIINDMLFLASADQGSKATKLITSSLADEVATTLDYLDFILEDAQVQVHVTGDAQVQIEKAHLRRALINLLSNAVQHTAPGRVIEVNIQVLEDHVAIGVTNPGERIASEHLPRLFERFYRVDASRSNSGANHGLGLAIVKAIALMHGGDVFVRSEDGGNTFGITLPV, encoded by the coding sequence GTGTCGGCTAATTCCATCGCCCTGCGCCTGAGTGGCATGTTCACGTTGGTGGCGCTGCTGATCTTCCTGTTGATCGGCGGCGCGCTGTACCAGCAAGTGGACAAAGGCCTGGGCTTGCTGCCCGGCGCCGAGCTGGATGCGCGTTACAGCGTGCTGGAATCTTCGGTCAATCGCTTCGGCACGCCGGATCACTGGGCGAAAATTACCGCCAAGCTCAAGCTGTTGGGTGAGGAAGACAAGCGCATCCGGTTCTGGGTGGTAAGCAGCGATCCCACCTACGAATACGGCAACCCGGACGCGCAGATTCGCGCCTTCGCCGAAGGCCCGACCGGCAAGCGTGATTTGCACCTGCCAGGCCATCATCATCCGTTCAAAGTGCTGGTCAGCCAGTTCCCGGCCAAGGACCAGCGTCCGCCGCTGCGCTTCATGATCGCGGTCGACACCGAGAATTTCCGCGCCACCCAACATCAACTGCTGGTGGCGCTGGTCGGCCTGGCATTTGTCGGCGTGGTATTGGCCTCGCTGCTGGGCTTTTGGGTGGCGCGTATCGGCCTCAAACCGCTGATCAAATTGTCGGATGAGGCGCAGAAACTCGCGCCGCCGAAACTATCCGGGCGCCTGCAATTGTCACCGTTGCCGCCGGAGCTGAAGCAGTTCGTCAACTCCTTCAACTCCACACTGGAGCGGGTGGAGCATGCGTATTCGCGACTGGAGTCATTCAACGCCGACGTGGCTCACGAACTGCGCTCGCCGCTGACCAACCTGATCGGCCAGACCCAGGTGGCGCTGACCCGTGGGCGTTCGGCAGAGCATTATTTCGAGGTGCTGCAATCGAACCTTGAAGAGCTGGAGCGGCTGCGTTCGATCATCAATGACATGCTGTTTCTGGCCAGCGCCGACCAGGGCAGCAAGGCCACCAAGCTGATCACCAGTTCACTGGCCGATGAAGTGGCGACCACTTTGGATTACCTGGACTTCATCCTCGAAGACGCCCAAGTGCAGGTGCACGTGACCGGCGATGCGCAGGTGCAGATCGAGAAGGCGCATCTGCGCCGGGCGTTGATCAACCTGTTGAGCAATGCGGTGCAGCACACGGCGCCGGGGCGGGTGATAGAGGTGAACATCCAAGTGCTGGAGGATCACGTGGCAATCGGGGTGACCAACCCGGGCGAACGGATTGCCAGCGAGCATCTGCCTCGTTTGTTCGAGCGGTTTTATCGGGTGGATGCGTCTCGCAGCAACAGCGGGGCCAATCATGGGTTGGGGCTGGCGATCGTCAAGGCGATTGCCCTGATGCACGGCGGGGATGTGTTTGTGCGCAGCGAGGACGGCGGCAATACCTTTGGCATTACGCTGCCGGTGTAG
- a CDS encoding LysR family transcriptional regulator, whose protein sequence is MDTLQNMRAFSCVAEAGSFTAAAVQLDTTTANVSRAVSNLEAHLQTRLLNRTTRRIALTEAGKRYLLRCEQILAYVEEAEAEASDAHARPAGQLKVHTMTGIGQHFVIDAIARYRRTHPDVTFDLTMANRVPDLLDEGYDVSIVLASELPDSGFVSQRLGITYSIACASPAYVKANGCAQRPSDLLNHACLRLVSPVIQLDKWSFNGPEGQESVAINSSPFLVNSADAMKTAITSGMGVGLLPVYAAIEGLRNGTLVRVMPNYRSQELNLYAIYPSRQYLDAKIKTWVEYLRSSLPEIMAAHQAELAAYELSGSLGGARLSN, encoded by the coding sequence ATGGACACCTTGCAAAACATGCGCGCCTTCAGTTGCGTGGCCGAAGCCGGCAGCTTCACCGCCGCCGCCGTGCAACTGGACACCACCACCGCCAACGTCTCGCGCGCGGTCTCCAACCTTGAGGCCCATCTGCAAACCCGTTTGCTCAATCGCACCACCCGCCGCATCGCCCTCACCGAGGCCGGCAAGCGCTATTTATTGCGCTGTGAGCAAATCCTGGCCTATGTCGAAGAGGCTGAAGCCGAAGCCAGCGACGCCCACGCCCGCCCCGCCGGCCAGCTGAAAGTGCACACCATGACCGGCATCGGCCAGCACTTCGTGATCGATGCGATTGCCCGTTACCGCCGCACCCACCCGGACGTGACCTTTGACCTGACCATGGCCAACCGCGTGCCAGACCTGCTGGACGAGGGTTACGACGTGTCCATCGTGCTGGCCAGCGAACTGCCGGACTCGGGGTTTGTCTCGCAACGCCTGGGGATAACTTACAGCATCGCCTGTGCGTCGCCGGCCTACGTCAAGGCCAATGGCTGTGCGCAACGGCCCAGCGACCTGCTCAACCACGCCTGTTTGCGCCTGGTAAGCCCGGTGATTCAGCTGGACAAATGGTCGTTCAACGGGCCCGAGGGCCAGGAAAGTGTGGCGATCAACAGTTCACCGTTCCTGGTGAACTCGGCGGACGCGATGAAAACCGCGATCACCAGCGGCATGGGCGTTGGCCTGTTGCCGGTGTATGCGGCGATTGAAGGGCTGCGCAACGGCACGCTGGTGCGGGTGATGCCCAACTACCGCTCCCAGGAGCTGAACCTGTACGCCATCTACCCGTCGCGCCAATACCTGGATGCGAAGATCAAGACGTGGGTGGAATACCTGCGCAGCTCCTTGCCGGAGATCATGGCCGCGCACCAGGCGGAACTGGCAGCCTATGAGCTAAGTGGCAGTTTGGGCGGTGCCCGGCTGAGTAACTGA
- a CDS encoding efflux transporter outer membrane subunit, with translation MPRRISRELKALSVWTLSLAISGCIGTGGIAPQGQSLAANSLATDEAINTAAQDAHWPTAQWWQAYGDPQLNHWIDLAVQGSPSMAMAAARVREARAMAGISESAESLQVNGDATLKRHNWPSDQFYGPGALDNSTTWDNNASLGLSYALDLWGRESNATERAVDMAHMSAAQARQAQLELQNNVVRAYIQLSLHFAQRDIVAATLAQQQQILDLAQKRLNGGIGTHFEVSQAETPLPETHRQLDALDEEIALSCNQLAALAGKGPGAGAQLQRPTLSLAAPLKLPSSLPAELLGQRPDVVASRWQVAAQARGIDVAHAGFYPNVDLVGSLGYVATGGGMLSFLTGKKLNYSAGPAISLPIFDGGRLRSQLGEASAGYDIAVAHYNQTLVNALKGISDQLIRRESMDKQQAFATESVASAQKTYDIAMIAYQRGLTDYLNVLNAQSLLFRQQQVQQQVQAARLSAHAELVTALGGGLGAGSDVPEGSKTLPSKTPAALAVFDH, from the coding sequence GTGCCGCGTCGCATCAGCAGAGAGCTGAAGGCTCTCAGTGTTTGGACCTTATCGTTAGCAATCAGCGGCTGTATCGGAACCGGAGGAATTGCCCCTCAAGGCCAGTCACTCGCTGCCAATTCATTGGCCACCGACGAAGCGATCAACACCGCCGCCCAGGACGCCCACTGGCCCACCGCACAATGGTGGCAAGCCTACGGCGACCCGCAACTGAACCACTGGATCGATCTCGCCGTGCAAGGCAGCCCGAGCATGGCCATGGCCGCGGCGCGCGTGCGGGAAGCCCGGGCCATGGCCGGGATCAGCGAATCGGCCGAGTCGTTACAGGTCAATGGCGACGCCACGCTCAAACGCCACAACTGGCCCAGCGACCAGTTCTACGGCCCGGGCGCGCTGGACAATTCCACCACCTGGGACAACAACGCTTCCCTGGGCCTGAGCTATGCCCTCGACCTCTGGGGCCGCGAAAGCAATGCCACCGAGCGCGCCGTGGACATGGCCCACATGAGCGCCGCCCAAGCGCGCCAGGCCCAGCTCGAATTGCAAAACAACGTGGTGCGCGCCTACATCCAGCTGTCGTTGCACTTCGCCCAGCGCGACATCGTGGCGGCGACCCTGGCCCAGCAACAACAGATTCTCGACCTTGCGCAAAAGCGCTTGAATGGCGGGATAGGCACCCACTTCGAAGTCAGCCAGGCCGAGACGCCGCTGCCGGAAACCCATCGGCAACTGGACGCTTTGGATGAAGAAATTGCCCTGAGCTGCAATCAGCTGGCTGCGCTGGCGGGCAAAGGGCCGGGGGCGGGCGCGCAGTTGCAGCGGCCCACCCTGTCGCTCGCAGCACCGCTGAAATTGCCGTCGAGCTTGCCCGCCGAACTGCTCGGCCAGCGCCCGGACGTGGTAGCCAGCCGCTGGCAAGTGGCGGCCCAGGCCCGTGGCATCGACGTGGCCCACGCCGGGTTCTACCCCAACGTCGACCTGGTGGGCAGCCTCGGCTACGTCGCCACCGGCGGTGGCATGCTAAGTTTCCTGACCGGCAAGAAGCTCAACTACAGCGCTGGCCCGGCCATCAGCCTGCCGATCTTCGACGGCGGCCGTCTGCGCTCACAACTGGGTGAAGCCAGCGCCGGCTATGACATCGCCGTCGCGCACTACAACCAGACGCTGGTCAACGCGCTCAAGGGCATCAGCGACCAGTTGATCCGCCGCGAGTCGATGGACAAGCAGCAGGCCTTTGCCACCGAATCCGTGGCCTCGGCGCAAAAAACCTATGACATTGCGATGATCGCCTACCAGCGCGGTCTCACCGACTACCTCAATGTGCTGAATGCCCAGAGCCTGTTGTTCCGCCAGCAGCAGGTGCAGCAGCAGGTCCAGGCCGCACGCCTGAGTGCCCACGCCGAACTGGTGACCGCATTGGGCGGTGGTCTCGGCGCCGGCAGCGACGTGCCTGAAGGCAGCAAGACCTTACCGAGCAAGACCCCGGCGGCCCTGGCCGTCTTTGATCACTGA
- a CDS encoding heavy metal response regulator transcription factor, translating to MRVLIIEDEEKTADYLHRGLTEQGYTVDVAREGIEGLHLALENDYAVIVLDVMLPGLDGFGVLRALRARKQTPVIMLTARERVEDRIRGLREGADDYLGKPFSFLELVARLQALTRRSGGHEPVQVTIADLWIDLISRKASRNGIRLDLTAKEFSLLSVLARRQGEILSKTSIAEMVWDINFDSDANVVEVAIKRLRAKLDGPFEQKLLHTIRGMGYVLENRSVG from the coding sequence ATGCGTGTACTGATTATTGAAGACGAAGAAAAAACCGCAGACTACCTGCACCGCGGCCTGACGGAGCAAGGCTATACCGTCGACGTGGCGCGTGAAGGCATCGAGGGTTTGCACCTGGCATTGGAGAACGATTACGCGGTAATCGTGCTCGATGTGATGCTGCCCGGCCTGGATGGCTTTGGCGTATTGCGCGCACTGCGCGCGCGCAAGCAGACGCCGGTGATCATGCTCACCGCCCGCGAGCGCGTGGAAGACCGTATTCGCGGCCTGCGCGAAGGCGCAGACGACTACCTCGGCAAGCCGTTCTCGTTCCTCGAACTGGTGGCGCGCCTGCAAGCCCTGACCCGCCGCAGCGGCGGGCATGAGCCGGTGCAGGTGACCATCGCCGACCTGTGGATCGACCTGATCAGCCGCAAGGCCAGTCGCAACGGCATTCGCCTGGACCTGACCGCCAAGGAGTTCTCGCTACTCAGCGTATTGGCCCGGCGCCAGGGTGAAATCCTGTCCAAGACCTCGATTGCGGAAATGGTCTGGGACATCAATTTCGACAGCGACGCCAACGTCGTGGAAGTGGCGATCAAGCGCCTGCGGGCCAAGCTCGATGGGCCGTTTGAACAGAAGCTGCTGCACACCATTCGCGGCATGGGTTACGTGCTGGAGAACCGCAGTGTCGGCTAA